CAACAATTGTTCCGGTACGTTCATTGATGACAATTTTTGCGCTGTTATCCGGTGTGACCTGCATTCGGCTGATATCAGAAATAAATCGAGGCTTTGAAGTTGGATCGGCCAATGAGTCCGGAACGACAAGTTTGATGGTACTGGCATCAAGGGCGTAAGCAGTGGTTCCGTATTTAATATTGATTCGTTCGGCTATTCGGTTCGAGGTCGTCTGGTCTGCCGAGCGGAGCGAAAGATATATCTCTTTGCCGCTGCCAGCAGCGACGGGGACAGGAATTGTAACTTTTCCACCGCCGGGAACACGTCCGACCAGCGTATAATTATTGACGATTTTATTCCCTTCGTCGACCTGGACATTGAATCCGCCGATGGAAACTGGACCTTGCGCTGTGGCGTAAGAATTCCCGTCAGCTCCCGAGAGCGGGGTGAGAAGCAGAGTTCCTCCCTGCAAAGACGAGGCATCGCCGATTGATGACACGGTAATATCAAAATATGAACCGGCTGTCTGCTGACTTGAGACGCGAGCGGTGACCATGACGGCCGCAATATTTTTGACTTTAATTTTTGAGGCATCGACGGTCACACCCATTCTCTGCATCATATTCACCAGCGAGCGTGTGGTGAATTGAGTGCCGTTACCATCGCCGGTTCCATCAAGACCGATGACCAGACCGTAGCCAAGAATATCTACTTCCTGTTTGTCCTGAAAGTCACAGATATCTTTAATGCGAACCATTGAGGCATCGGCAGGCGAGAAAAAGGCCTGCATGAAGAGTAGCACGAGTACAAGTCCGAAAGGACAAACGAGTTTTGTATAGAGTGAAGTTATCATAATTTCTCCTAAAACAACCAATTGGCGAGGCGGACAAAAAACCCAGCGCGGCTTCCGGTGTTGGTCGCGCCTTTGCCATCGTAGTGGATTTCGGCATCGGCAATGAAATAAGACTCGACAGTATTCTCCGCGCTGATGTCTTCTGGGCGCACTATCCCTGAAAGGGTCAACGTCTCTTTGTCGCTCGAGATGCCCATTACACGAGTGCCTTCTATGACGAGGTCGCCGTTATTTTTGACGGCTGAAACAGTGACTGACATTCGCGCTCTGATATTTCCGGTGCGGAGGTTTTCCCCTTTTCCGTCATGCTTATTGTCAGCTTTCAAATCGGCTCCAAAGAGAGGTATGAAGTCAAGCGGGCCGATACCCGGACCGCCGGAGATCGAGGAACTGCTGCTCTTTTCAGATTTTGTTTCCACCTGATTCGAGGCTCGGTTCTGCTCGACTATGAGCACGGTGAGAATATCTCCCACCCGATGGGCCTTGATATCGGTAAAAAGTGATTGGCTTTTGCCAAAATCCTGACTTCGCAGTTTTAATGAAAATGGAAGCAGGAGCAGCAGCGCCAATATAATGAGTAGTCTTCGGAAGCTCATGGATAAAACCTCAATGTTTATTATTCTTTCAGGGAGTCACCACAACCGAGTGACTGTCTACAATTTTTGCGATTACAATTTTCCCTGAAGATGTATTCCGTACTTTTACTAAATCTCCTTTGAGACCTGACTGAAGAAGCTTCCCTTCTGTAGAGACACTGAATCCGGCGTTCTCAAAGACAATCGTCACTGCATCGCCGGTCTTAGCGGTTGGAATAGTTTCAAAGGCCTCGGCGGTAAGAATTTGTCCTCGATTGAGATTGCGCTTGCTTCGCATTCCAATAAACACATTGCCATTGGTCAGCGCGTTTTCCTGTAGTGTTGTCGTCTCGACTCGTTTCAGTTCATAGGCCGAGCTGTCAAGAATATCATTCTGGCGGATATGCCCGGTTGCAACCAGAGCCTTTGCGTAACGGCGAATGCGAATTTGGATTTGCGCCTGCTTTATTTTCCCCCCGGCCTCGGATAGAACGGCTTTGATCGACAAGAGTCCCAACGGTTCTTTTTGACTCATGGGTCTAATTGTCAGAGCTTCGGGTATTACTTCGCCTTCGTTTAGAGAATTGGTCAGGATTTCTATTTCGTAGCTGATCGGATCAAGCTGATAATAATCCATAATTCGCGCCTTGATTGCGTCCTCGACAGGCATAGCAAATCCGGGCTGAAGCATTAACAGCGCAAGACCAATACATCCTATATATGTTCTTGTTTTCATCGGCTTCCCTATCGCTTGAGATTGTTTGCTATCGATGACATATCGTCGGCCGTCTGAATTGCTTTTGAGTTCATCTCATACGCGCGCTGGGCGATAATCATATTGACCATTTCATCAACGACGCTCACATTTGAAATTTCGAGATAGCCTTGGTTGACCTCGCCTATCCCCCCTTGACCCGGGGTATTGGTAACCGGCGCGCCGGAAGCTCCGGTCTGTGTCATCAAGTTGCGGCCAATTGACGTCAAACCTGCGGGGTTAATGAAACGCGCAAGTTCGATGGAGCCGACTTGGGTGGTCTCGTCCTGTCCGAACTGCTGTACTTCGACAGTGCCATCGCGGCCAATCGAAACCGAAAGCGCGTCTTCAGGAAGCGATATTTCCGGAAGCAAGTAATAGCCATCCGAGGTGACAACCCGTCCATCGGCTGACATTTTGAAAGCGCCATCGCGGGTGTAGGCAGTCGAACCATCGGGCTGACGAACCTGAAAGAATCCGTCCCCTTCTATAGAGATATCGAGCGGGTTGCCGGTCAACTGCAAATCGCCAGTTGTGAATTGGCGCGTTGTAGCCGAGGGCTTGGTTCCGTACCCGATGGCGAGTCCGGCTGGAGCCTGGCTTCCCACTGCGGTGGCAGAACCGGCTCTCCGAAAATTTTGATAGAGAATGTCCTGAAACTCTATTTTACTTTTCTTGAAGCCGGTGGTGTTGACGTTGGCAAGGTTGTTGGCGATGTTATCAACATTCATTTGTTGGGCCGACATACCTGAGGCCGCTGTTCGCATTGCTTTAATCATTTTCTTATTCTCCTATATCCTTTTCATTCTGATTAGCAGGCGTGAAAATTTATCGAGCCACCTTTTGGAAGAGGTGGTCAAGCGAGGCATCCTGTTGTTGCAGGGCTTTCGCGTTTGCTTCGTATGTGCGGTAAGTGATAATCATATCGACCATCTCGCGGACGACATCGACATTGGCGGTTTCGAGATATCCCTGTTGGATAACCGTATTAGTGACTGGGGTTACTTCCACCCCCTTGGGCACTCCGAATAGCGCTCCGCCCAAACGTTCAAGTTTGTCGTGGTCTGTAACCGAAACCGGAACAATACGTGATACCGATGAACCATCGACTTCTATTTCTCCGGTTTGGCTGATGACAACTTTACCATCGCCGACCTGAATGGGACCACTTTCACTGGACAATCGAAATCCGCCGGGGTATGCCAAAAATCCGGCGCTGTCGACTTGGAATGTGCCTGATCGGGTTAGCGCAACTGAGCCATCGCTTGCTTCGAGTTTGAAAAAACCGTCTCCTTCTATAGCAAGGTCGAGCGGATTATCGGTCTTATCAAAAATACCTGGAGAATAATCGACATGAACTTTGTCGACCATCGGCTGTTCCCAGTCAGTTTTCTTTGGGATTACTTTCTGCTCGGCTTTAGAAAGTTCACGTGTGAACATGGTATCTTTCTTAAAACCGGCAGTGCCAACATTGGCAATGTTGTTTGCGATAATCTGCTGCTTGTTGACCCTCGGGATCATGCCCGAAGCTGAACGGTACATTCCTTTAATCATAGTATCCTCCATGGGACTATATTCAAGGCCTGTGCCAAGACTTCGAGCAGGTTTGTAAGCTATTCTTACATTGTTGGTTAGGTAAACCGGCCGGTCAGTGGCATCACTCTTGACCTCGAAATAATCGGAAAGGAATACTTAGCTGGCCGGAGAAATTTTCTGAAAACGGGATATGAAAAGAGATTTGGGAGATTTCAGGCAGTAAGATGCATAGCTATGAGTTCAAGACAAGTTTCCTCTTGCAAATATCGCCTTAATTTGTTACTTTCATAGAGACACTAAAACAGCAATGCCACAGCAAGTTAGATTATACTTTCAGAGTTCTGCCGTAAGACTGCCCGATTTTTTAACATCGATCCTTTCAAAGCACGCTTTTTGCTCAAGGAGAGCTTCAAGGAATAGACCATGACAAACCGCCAGCACCATTTTTCAGCCTTTACAATCTTGATCCTAACCTTTCTCCTCATATTGGGGACAAGTGATCAAATATTGTCCGCTGATCCGGGTATTCCGGATACACTTTCGATCGATTCGATTTCAACATATGTGGGCGGAAGCAGAGTTGTGCCGGTTCGGTTCTATAATGATCAACCATTGACAGCAATTGAGATGACTCTTCATGAGAACTCGCCGGATATACAGATCGATTCATTCTCCTTTACAGGAGGTCGTGTCGAGTCTGCCACTTTTCGATTATCAAAAGTCGACACTGTTACGGGCATCCTGAGGGTCACAGTTCTGCCCACAGTATCTCTAATTCCAGCTGGAAGCGGACTTCTGGGCAAAATCTACCTCTCATATCCTCCAACTATTTCGGGACAGTTTGTTACGTTTGATACTATACGGTTTGTTGATAATTTTCTCGTGCGAACAACCTCGTTCTCTGCCACCGGGGCAGTAGAATATAAACCGAAAGTCAAAAAGGGGTATTTGGACATCAACACGACTCCTGAGTCGTTGGATTCAGTTTGGATCACTCATGTCGAATCTGAGCAAGGAACTGAGACGGCTGTGGATGTTATGCTTTTCAACCAAAGAAATATTGCGAATGTCGCCTTTGCTCTAAAATTTGGCTCCGATGACCTTCAACTCGACAGCGTGTCATTCGATGGCGCGCGAACGGCAACCGCATTCCCAAAAACAGTTCAGCCTCGCGGCGCGGATAATTCGGTGCTTATCTATCTTGAGTTCGACGAAACAACCCCGTTACTGCCGGGTAGCGGACTTGCCGCACGGCTTCATTTGAGCATTTCACCATCCGCAACGCCCGGACCTGTATTAATTGATTCTCTCACCTATGCGCCGACCTGGAGTACATTTATTACCCTTTCGGCTGATGACGGGGGCGGAAGATTCACCCCGATGTTTTCAGGAGGAAGTGTGGAAGTGCGTGTATCCACAGGTATTGACGATGAAACCGATCAAACATTGCCGGGCAGCTACTCATTGTCTCAGAACTATCCAAATCCTTTTAATCCGACGACAACTATTGAATTTGCGCTGCCCGAAGCCTCGCAGGTTCAGATCGAAGTTTTCAATTTACTTGGAGAGTCTGTTCGAGAACTTGTGAATAAACAGTTTGGAGCCGGTGTCCACCACATCGAATTCGACAGCCGCAACAACGCCAGTCAATCGTTGGCCTCTGGAATGTATTTTTACCGTATAATCGCGGGCTCATTTAGTTCGAGCAAGAAGATGATTTTGTTGAAATAGGATTCGGAACGACGAGACTATTCTACTTTTCGTTTTCCCAGACGAAAAGTATTTATTCCGATCTCATCGGCTTCTTTCCGTTCATAGTCCTGAATTGTATCCTGATATTTTTTCTGTGCCCGCTCTTTGAGCTTTTCATGAACTTTCTTCTCTTTGACAGCAATCAACAGTTTCTCTCTTTTTTTATCGGCCTGTCGTTCCAATCCTCTTAACAGTTCAAAGCCTGCAAACTTTTCCCCTTTTAACTTGAGTAAGAAGCGCGAAGCGTTTAGTAGCTGACCGACGGGTAATTGACCAACCTGCAAAGTTCGCTGCTGATCTAAAGTCTCCTGCCTTTGACGTTCTACATCACCAAGCCGCTCTTGTTGTTTGTGTACATGGGTCACGGCCACTGCCAGTTCCAACTGGCGCTCTTTTTCGAGATGTTCTTTGAGTTTCAGAAGCGTCTCAAGGCGATACGAGAACTTTTTCATCTTGCGGGTCATGAAGCGATGATGCGGGACAATTCAGCGACGGCGTCAGAATGCTCGACCCGTTCATCGATACCTTGCCGGAAGAACTGATTGAGTGCATCAATTTTAGATACTGCCCTATCAATTCGAGGATTTGTTCCCTTTGCATAAGCGCCGATAGAAATCAAATCTTCGGATTCGCGGTAGGTGGCTGCGATTTCTCTGACCTGTGTGGCGAGTTGCTGTTCCTCCTTAGTCGACACGGCTGTCATGAGGCGGCTGATTGAATCCAGAAAGTCGACAGCCGGATACTGATTCATGGCGGCATATTTTCGAGAGAGCATTATATGACCGTCGAGAATCGACCGCACGGCGTCTGAGATCGGCTCATTGAAATCGTCGCCTTCGACCAGAACGGTGTAGAGTCCTGTTATCGAGCCGGTTTCGGCACTGCCAGCACGTTCGAGAATTGATGGAAGCAGGGCAAAAACTGAAGGTGTGTATCCCTTTGTCGCTGGCGGCTCGCCTACAGCAAGACCAATTTCCCGTTGGGCCATGGCGACACGAGTAATGGAATCAAGCAATAGCATCACATTCAGACCTTGGTCGCGAAAATACTCGGCAATAGTTGTTGCCACCATCGCCCCTTTTATTCTCACCAAGGCTGGTTCATCTGAGGAGACTGCTACTACAACCGAGCGTTTCAGTCCTTCAGGTCCGAGGTCACGTTCGATGAACTCTCGCACTTCCCTTCCGCGTTCTCCTATAAGGGCGATGACATTGACATCGGCTGAGGAACCCCTTGCAATCATTCCCAGCATGACGGATTTTCCGACACCGGATCCCGCAAATATCCCCATGCGCTGACCTTGACCGATAACTGTCATCGTGTCCACAACTTTTATCCCAGTTCTAATTGGCTGAGTGATTCTTCGGCGGCTCATAACGGGAATTGGCTGAGCATTAATCGGTCGAGTCTGCGCACAAGTAACAGCGCCTTTGTGGTCGATAGGCTGACCGAGCCCGCCCAATACACGGCCAAGCAATTCTTTGCCGACAGTTATGCGGAGTTGATCAGAGATTGAAGTTACAATCGCCCCGGGTGTGATTCCGTTAATCGTCCCATAGGGCATAAGCAGAATGCGGTCATCACGAAACCCAACAACTTCAGCGCTTATTTTTGTATCGTTCGTGCGGTTTTCGATGGTGCAGAGTCGCCCGATTGAAACTGCGGGGCCCGCGGCTTCGATCACCAAACCGACTACTTGGGTCACTTTGCCAAAATGGCGGACCGTGCTCACTCGATTAATTCTATCGGCGTACATGGAATAGGCAATGGAATTCATTGGTTACTCGCCCGCCAGTACCGTGGCCGTGATGACCTCGAATTGCGACTCAAGCCGGGCATCGATATCACCAGTTGGAGTTTCAATAAAGCACCCTCCGAATTTTACCCGGGGGTCGGCTTCGACTCGCAGGTCTTTGATAGTAGTCGAATCGCCAAGGAACCGGTCGATATGTTGTTCGACTATCGGTAGAAAATTGGGATTTACTTTAATGACGATTTTTGATTTGTCGATAAGGCTGTCTATAATTTTGGTAATCATCTGGACAGTGGCTTGCTGATCGATCTGGACAGCATCAAATGTCACTTTGCGACTAATCTGAAGGACCAATTCCAAAATCTTTGTTTTCGCATCTTCGAAATGCGCGGCGCGAAGAGAGACTGTGTCGTTAATGGCCTGATCGAAAGTGTGCATTACTTTCTGAGCTTCTTCGAGCCCCTTGGCAAGTCCCGCCTGATAGCCGCTTTCATATCCCGTCACACGGCTTTCTTCGCGTCTCGCGGCCACGACACTTTCAATTTTGACGACTTCCTGGATAGGTATGAGTTTCGCTCCATCGGGCGCGGTGATATACGACACGGCAGGAAAAAGGGCGCCCAGTGTCTTTTCGGCGCGAAGTTCAGTTTCTTTATCACGCTGTTGTTCTCCGATGAGGATGCTCGGTATAGAATTCGAGTAGCGTATAATCTTAGACAATGATTTCCTCTTTACCGCCGCGACCGGAGATAATGACCTGGCCTTCTTCTTCGAGACGCCGAACGGCCTCGACAATTCTCCCCTGCGCGGCTTCGACATCGGACAGCCGTGTCGGGCCCATAAACTCCATCTCCTCTTTAATCATGACGGATACGCGTTCGGAGACATTGGCGAAAAGTTTTGTTTTGACTTCCTCGCTGGTTGCTTTGAGGGCAATCGAAAGGTCTTTTGTTTCGACTTCTTTGAGTAGCCGCTGGATCGAACGGTCATCGAGAAGAATGAGGTCGTCAAAGACAAACATCATATTTTTCACTTCGGCGGCAAGTTCGGCATCTTCGGCTTCGAGTGACTGAAGAATATTTTTTTCGGCAGTCGAGTCAATGAGATTAAGAATCTCGGCAATGGCTTTGGCTCCACCTGAAACGGACAGCTCCCGTCCCGCCGATTGCCCAAACTGACCTTCGAGGGTGACTTCGATTTCTTTAAGAATCTCGGGGGATATCTTTTCCATTGTGGCAATGCGAAGCGCGACCTCGGCCTGCATTTCTGGCGCAAGCTCGGAGAGAACCGATGCAGCTTTCTGGGGTTTGAGCTGTGTAAGAATAAGAGAAATAGTCTGGGGATGCTCGCTCTGAAGAAAACCGCCCAATTGTTTGGGGTCGATGTCTTTCAAAAGGGAAAAGCCTCGAGTGGAGAAGGCTGACTCGAGCCTATTCATTATCTCGGTTGCCCGTTGCACCCCGACTGCTTTCTTGAGCAGTTCGGTTGCGAAATCGATGCCGCCTTCGGAAACATACTGCCGCGCCATGAATATTGTGTGACATTCATTCATGACCTGCTCTTCTACTTCAGGAGGGACCGAGCGGAGATTGGCAATTTCAAGCGTGATATTTTCAAGGTCTGTGTCTGTCAGTCCTTTCAATACAAGAGCTGAAACCTCCGGACCAAGCGAGACAAGCGCCACTGCGGCTTTTTGAGTTGGGGTCATTGTTTCGTATTCCAAAGCCATTTTATTCCGCCATCATCGTTCTGATAACTTTGGCTATCTCGTCGGGATGCTGTTTGGCTGCCGTCTGAAGATTGTCAGTCATGCGAGGGCGTCTGTGCTCCAAGGCGGCTTCGGCTGCGGCCTGTTGTTGTATTTGCATAGCGGCAACCGGCGCGGGTGGCGGCATAATTCTACCAAGCGCAGCGAAGAGATTTTTGGACTTTCGTTTTAGGTAGAGGAAGGCGAGCAACGCGAGAAGTATAAGCCCGACAACCTTGCCGATCTCCATATAATATTCCCGCTGGTACATTGAATCGAGCATTTGCTGGTCATTTTCAAGAGTTTGCCTATCGAAGGGTATGTTTACCATTTCGAGCTGGTCATTTCTCTGGGGATCAAAGCCGACTGCATTTTTGACAATCGACGAGAGCCTGTCGAGGTCTTCCTGTGAACGGGGCTGGTATGTGGGAGCGGTGTTTTCCTCAGCTCCTTCAGGCAGGCTGTACATACCATCGACCATCACTGCGATAGAGAGCCGCTCGATGCTTCCCACAGCGCTGACAATATGCTCGACGGTTTTGCTTATTTCATAATTTGTGACATTTGTTTCGGTTGAGCCTTGCTCGTTGCTTTCGCTCGTCTCGGGCGTCTTGTCAGTGACAGCATTAGAAGTCTTGGTGCGTTCTTCGCTACGTATAACCGGAGCGTTCGGATCAAATGTCTCTGAGGTTTTTTCAGCCTGCTGAAAATTGAGATCGGCGGTCACACGAACAATTGCCTTATCGAGCCCCAAAACGCCATCGAGCAAGGATTGGGCTTTCTCCTGAAGATATGTTTCCACTTTTCTGCGGGCATCAAGCTGGGTATCAGAAAGCCCAGCGACGGCGTCTGTCTCGCGTCCTCCGGATAGCAAATTACCTTCATAATCGACAATTGCGATATTATTCGGTTTGAGACCTTCGACCGATGCCGCAACAAGGTGAGTTATGCCATCGAGCTGAGAGGCGGACAGTCCGTCCCGGCGACGGAGTTTCAGCACAACTGAGGCGGTGGCTTCTTTTTTGTCCTCTTTGAAGAGTCTATCTTTGGGCATGACAATATGCACTCGTGCGGCCTGCACCTCACTCAACTGCATAATGGTGCGTGTCAGTTCACCTTCAAGAGCGCGCCGGAAATTGAGATTTTGCAGAAAATCGGTCATGCCGAGATTATTTTTATCAAAGAGAGAATAGCCGATTGTACCTTCGCGGGGAAGTCCCTGCGAAGCCAAAGATATCCGTGTGCTGTAAACGTCATCGGATGGGACTTCGATGCTCGAACCGTTGTCAGCGAGCTTATAAGGAATTTTATTATCGTTGAGATAAGCAACAACTTCACCGGCTTCGGCGGGTTCGAGATTCGAATAGAGCCGGGCGTAATTGACGCTGTTAATCCAGCCGACAAGCACGATCGTTCCGACTATAGCACCGGCAATGAGGCCGAATAACATCATAACCTGGCTGGCGGTCATGCGGCCGACAAAGCCTGATGCGTTTGAAAAGACTGATTTTACGTTATCCATTCCCGTTCCTATGTTGGTCTTCGTTCATGCCGTCCTTGGCCTGATACATCGACGTAATTCACCGATTACATCGGCATGTGTATTATTTCTGTGTATGCGTTCAATAATTTATTGCGTATCTCCAAAAGTAAATCCATTGTTAGTCCGGCTTCCTCGGCCTTGATCATCACCTGGTGCAACTCAACCGGTTCTCCGGCCATCATGGCTTTTTGGATATCGGCTGACTCGTGCTGAAGGTCATTCACCGAGTTGAGCATATTGGCAAAGAGATCAGAGAATTTGTCATCGCCGACAATTTCTGAAGGATTAGTAATTCCAATCTTTCCGCCAATCGGTTCAACGAGACCAGGCGCAAGTCGGACAATATTTGAAATAGGCTCTGGCATGTTCAGACCTTTACGTCAACAAGCCGCCCGATGGGCTGTTTGGAGTCAGCGGGCACGCTATCGGTTGATCCATTGGCATTTCCCAAACGAGCTTCGGGTTTGAATTTACTGAAGAGCATTTCAAGAGCCGCACGCTCGGCAACGCTCAGCATATTCGCATAGGAGCCGGCTGGGGCTTTATGCGCGATTTGGGATGCCTGGCCTTTGGCTTGGGGAGTCAAAACCTCCGTTTTACCTACGAAATTGGCAGCGCGTTGTTCTAATAAGACGGCGGTCTGTTGTTCTCGCTGGCGGACTGACTGGTAGCTTTGAATGCCGATTGGATTGATTTTCATAGTTTCACCTTATCCTTATCTAAATATCGAGAGTATCCATTATCATTTTTTTGGAGGCCGCAATAGCCGAGGTATTGGCCTCATAGGCGCGCGATGCGATCATCATGTCGACCATTTCAGTAATGATTTCGACATCGGGCATTTTGACATACCCTTCGGCGTCAGCATCGGGATGCGAGGGGTCATAGACCAATTTGAATGTGGATTCAGGGTCCTGCACTTCCTTCATGTCGGCGGTCGACAGATTCGAGGCTGTCCCAATTTTATAGGATTTGCCAAGTCGATGAGATTCGTTTGTGCGAAGCAGCTCGGTGTTTGCTTTTCTGAGTTCCGAGTCAAAGCCGCCGGAGAGTTTATCTTCACTGACTATTATCCGTTTGCGGCGATACGGTCCGCCTTCGGCCGTTTCAGTCGTCTCAGCATTTGCCATATTCTGCGCGACAACATCCATCTTTGCGCGCTGGACCGAAAGGCCTCGGGCTGAGATTTCGATTGAATTGAGTATTCCTGCCATGATAATATTCCCTACTTGCTGGTGATAGCCGTTCGGAGACCTTCAAATTTTCGCTGGAGCAATTTTGCTCCCACAGTAAAGAGGATTTCATTTTGGGTCATTTGTGTGATCTCGCGATCTATGTCCACCGAATTCATCTCACCATCGACGATGCCCTCGCGGTTTACCTTCGGAGGTTTACTTGGGTGATTGCCGATAGGAATATGATTTTGATGTGTGGTGACTCGAGTCAGCTGGGTTGTGGCCCCATTCGCTTTATTAAATTCATCGGTAAAGTTTATATCTTTGGCTTTGTAACCGGGAGTGGAGATATTGGAGAGATTGCCGCTGAGCAGTTTATGGCGGAAGGCGGCCATATCGAGATACTTCTTATATGAAGGCACTCCGATCTTGTCGAAGATGTACTGCGACAGTTTGATCGGCATTATTTCGTTCTCCTTGCAAAGTTCATCGTGGAGACCTAATGCAAGGAGAGTGCCAACTTTTCAGGACAGAATCTAACTTGTTGAGTGTGAATTGATTATATGAAGCCGGGGTGTCGCTGGCCGTTCTTGCAAGTGTGCGATTGTGGAAAGAAGTTCCGCACTCAATGGAAAAGAGTTACTGGCTGTCGCTTGAACCGTAGAGTTGCGACGACGGCTCTTTGAGGGTGAGTTCCATGGTGAGGATAACGATATCGACGCGGCGGTTTGTGGCTCGGTTTTCGATTGAATTATTTGGAACCAGCGGACGGTATTCGCCGTAACCGAGCGCGGAGATGCGGCTGGGGGCTAAGGCATGGTCATTTGTGTAATATCTGACGACTTCGGTAGCGCGAGCCGATGAAAGCTCCCAGTTGGAGGGATATAGCGAAGTGGCGATTGGCCGATCATCGGTATGTCCTTCGATTCGTACATGGTTTGGCAGTGGTTTGATTTCGCGGGAAATCAGATCAAGTATCTCCAAGGCCTTCGGCTCTAAAGTGGCGGAACCATCTTTGAACAATGCTGATTCGAGAATGTGAATCACAAGACCGCGCTCGGTTATTTCAGATTGTATCTCGTCTTCGCGCTGGAGCTTTTTGAATCTTTCCTGTACTCTATTCTTTATTGTCTTCAAACTTCCGGCGCGCAGTAGACTTTGGTTCACTTTAGGGGCATCAAGCTCTTTAGCCTCACTGGGAACGACACTCTCCCCGCCTTTGAGAACGCCGTTGAGCGCCTCGGCAATTTTACCGAACTTTTTGGCATCGACCTGAGACATGGAATACATGACGACAAAAAAGGCGAGTAACAATGTTATGAGATCGGCATAAGTCAGGAGCCAGCGTTCGTGGTTCTCCTCATT
The Candidatus Zixiibacteriota bacterium genome window above contains:
- a CDS encoding flagellar motor protein MotB, translating into MARKRGEIGNEENHERWLLTYADLITLLLAFFVVMYSMSQVDAKKFGKIAEALNGVLKGGESVVPSEAKELDAPKVNQSLLRAGSLKTIKNRVQERFKKLQREDEIQSEITERGLVIHILESALFKDGSATLEPKALEILDLISREIKPLPNHVRIEGHTDDRPIATSLYPSNWELSSARATEVVRYYTNDHALAPSRISALGYGEYRPLVPNNSIENRATNRRVDIVILTMELTLKEPSSQLYGSSDSQ
- the flgB gene encoding flagellar basal body rod protein FlgB, producing the protein MPIKLSQYIFDKIGVPSYKKYLDMAAFRHKLLSGNLSNISTPGYKAKDINFTDEFNKANGATTQLTRVTTHQNHIPIGNHPSKPPKVNREGIVDGEMNSVDIDREITQMTQNEILFTVGAKLLQRKFEGLRTAITSK
- the fliG gene encoding flagellar motor switch protein FliG is translated as MTPTQKAAVALVSLGPEVSALVLKGLTDTDLENITLEIANLRSVPPEVEEQVMNECHTIFMARQYVSEGGIDFATELLKKAVGVQRATEIMNRLESAFSTRGFSLLKDIDPKQLGGFLQSEHPQTISLILTQLKPQKAASVLSELAPEMQAEVALRIATMEKISPEILKEIEVTLEGQFGQSAGRELSVSGGAKAIAEILNLIDSTAEKNILQSLEAEDAELAAEVKNMMFVFDDLILLDDRSIQRLLKEVETKDLSIALKATSEEVKTKLFANVSERVSVMIKEEMEFMGPTRLSDVEAAQGRIVEAVRRLEEEGQVIISGRGGKEEIIV
- a CDS encoding FliH/SctL family protein, yielding MSKIIRYSNSIPSILIGEQQRDKETELRAEKTLGALFPAVSYITAPDGAKLIPIQEVVKIESVVAARREESRVTGYESGYQAGLAKGLEEAQKVMHTFDQAINDTVSLRAAHFEDAKTKILELVLQISRKVTFDAVQIDQQATVQMITKIIDSLIDKSKIVIKVNPNFLPIVEQHIDRFLGDSTTIKDLRVEADPRVKFGGCFIETPTGDIDARLESQFEVITATVLAGE
- the fliE gene encoding flagellar hook-basal body complex protein FliE, producing MPEPISNIVRLAPGLVEPIGGKIGITNPSEIVGDDKFSDLFANMLNSVNDLQHESADIQKAMMAGEPVELHQVMIKAEEAGLTMDLLLEIRNKLLNAYTEIIHMPM
- the flgC gene encoding flagellar basal body rod protein FlgC, with the translated sequence MAGILNSIEISARGLSVQRAKMDVVAQNMANAETTETAEGGPYRRKRIIVSEDKLSGGFDSELRKANTELLRTNESHRLGKSYKIGTASNLSTADMKEVQDPESTFKLVYDPSHPDADAEGYVKMPDVEIITEMVDMMIASRAYEANTSAIAASKKMIMDTLDI
- the fliF gene encoding flagellar basal-body MS-ring/collar protein FliF, whose amino-acid sequence is MDNVKSVFSNASGFVGRMTASQVMMLFGLIAGAIVGTIVLVGWINSVNYARLYSNLEPAEAGEVVAYLNDNKIPYKLADNGSSIEVPSDDVYSTRISLASQGLPREGTIGYSLFDKNNLGMTDFLQNLNFRRALEGELTRTIMQLSEVQAARVHIVMPKDRLFKEDKKEATASVVLKLRRRDGLSASQLDGITHLVAASVEGLKPNNIAIVDYEGNLLSGGRETDAVAGLSDTQLDARRKVETYLQEKAQSLLDGVLGLDKAIVRVTADLNFQQAEKTSETFDPNAPVIRSEERTKTSNAVTDKTPETSESNEQGSTETNVTNYEISKTVEHIVSAVGSIERLSIAVMVDGMYSLPEGAEENTAPTYQPRSQEDLDRLSSIVKNAVGFDPQRNDQLEMVNIPFDRQTLENDQQMLDSMYQREYYMEIGKVVGLILLALLAFLYLKRKSKNLFAALGRIMPPPAPVAAMQIQQQAAAEAALEHRRPRMTDNLQTAAKQHPDEIAKVIRTMMAE